In Horticoccus luteus, the following proteins share a genomic window:
- a CDS encoding histone deacetylase family protein yields MLILHDPRCVDYGSSLRPEQPARITKTVPYLQAAHPAWEWRVPDPAGDELLRLAHTEAHLRRLERGPDFDADTPYFAGIANHVRRAVGAAVLAAQQARAGRKAFALMRPPGHHAMADRAMGFCYLNSIAVAVLDAQRSGAARVAVWDFDAHHGNGTEAILQGREHVFFASVHQSPGYPGTGTRDLGRGTRNWPVAPHSPREQHMSALADSWAAVRAFHPDLVLVSAGFDAYAGDPITEMTLEAEDFATLGRWLAEAELPTAAILEGGYSADLPVLIERFLAAWAGEDRFSPP; encoded by the coding sequence ATGTTGATCCTCCACGACCCCCGTTGTGTCGATTACGGTTCTTCTTTGCGGCCCGAACAGCCGGCTCGCATCACGAAAACCGTGCCCTACCTGCAGGCCGCTCACCCTGCCTGGGAATGGCGCGTGCCGGATCCGGCTGGCGACGAATTGCTGCGGTTGGCGCACACGGAGGCGCATCTGCGGCGGTTGGAGCGGGGGCCGGATTTTGATGCTGACACGCCCTATTTCGCAGGCATCGCGAACCACGTGCGCCGGGCGGTGGGAGCGGCGGTGCTGGCGGCGCAACAGGCGAGGGCGGGGCGGAAAGCGTTCGCATTGATGCGGCCGCCGGGCCACCACGCCATGGCGGACCGGGCCATGGGATTTTGTTATCTCAACTCCATCGCGGTCGCCGTTTTGGACGCTCAACGCTCAGGTGCCGCGCGCGTGGCCGTCTGGGATTTCGACGCGCACCATGGCAACGGCACGGAGGCGATTTTGCAGGGCCGCGAGCACGTGTTTTTTGCATCCGTGCACCAATCTCCCGGCTACCCCGGGACGGGCACCCGCGATTTGGGCCGCGGCACGCGCAACTGGCCGGTGGCGCCGCATTCGCCGCGCGAGCAGCACATGAGCGCGTTGGCGGACTCGTGGGCGGCGGTGCGGGCGTTTCACCCCGATCTCGTCCTGGTTTCGGCGGGGTTCGATGCTTATGCGGGCGACCCGATCACGGAAATGACGTTGGAAGCGGAGGATTTTGCGACTCTCGGACGCTGGCTCGCGGAGGCGGAGTTGCCGACGGCGGCAATTCTCGAAGGCGGCTATAGCGCCGATTTGCCGGTGTTGATCGAACGTTTCCTCGCGGCGTGGGCGGGCGAAGATCGTTTTTCCCCGCCGTGA
- a CDS encoding NAD-dependent epimerase/dehydratase family protein, producing the protein MKSPDSSLLGPALVTGGTGFLGSHVVEKLLDQGRSVTVLARNPAPTWEARGVRFVRAALEDSAAVAEACAGMATVFHVAAKVGVWGRYGDFYRANVLGTRAIIEGCRRHAVPRLVYTSTPSVVYTGSDLAGVDESLPLTTSCPSPYPLTKAMAEREVLAANSATLRTVALRPHLIWGAGDPHLVPRLLARARAGRLRIIGAGRNRVDLVHVQNASVAHLLAETALSRAPSPAAGRAYFITNDDPVLLWEWINQLLSRMGLAEVKKRVPLPIASAAGAVAEEVWRGLALQGEPPLTRFVAAELAKDHWFNVTAAKRDLLFHPAVSMSAGMESLVESLRA; encoded by the coding sequence TTGAAGTCGCCTGATTCCAGTTTGCTCGGCCCGGCGCTCGTGACGGGAGGCACGGGATTTCTTGGGAGCCACGTCGTCGAAAAGCTCCTGGATCAGGGCCGGTCGGTGACCGTTTTGGCCCGTAACCCTGCGCCGACTTGGGAAGCGAGGGGGGTGCGTTTTGTGCGCGCCGCGTTGGAGGATTCGGCGGCGGTCGCGGAGGCCTGTGCGGGAATGGCCACGGTGTTTCACGTGGCGGCAAAAGTCGGAGTGTGGGGACGTTACGGGGATTTCTATCGCGCCAATGTGCTGGGCACCCGCGCGATCATCGAAGGCTGCCGCCGACATGCCGTCCCGCGTTTGGTCTATACGAGCACGCCGAGTGTAGTTTACACCGGCTCCGATCTGGCAGGAGTGGATGAATCCCTCCCGCTGACGACCTCGTGCCCGAGCCCTTATCCGTTGACCAAGGCGATGGCGGAGCGCGAGGTGCTGGCGGCCAACAGTGCGACGCTTCGCACGGTGGCGTTGCGGCCCCATTTGATCTGGGGTGCGGGCGATCCGCACCTGGTGCCGAGACTGCTCGCTCGCGCGCGGGCGGGCCGCTTGCGCATTATCGGAGCCGGACGGAATCGCGTTGATCTAGTGCACGTGCAAAACGCGTCAGTCGCGCACCTTTTGGCGGAGACCGCGCTGAGCCGGGCGCCTTCGCCGGCCGCCGGTCGCGCCTATTTCATTACCAACGACGACCCGGTCCTCCTGTGGGAATGGATCAATCAGCTGCTTTCGCGAATGGGGCTGGCGGAAGTGAAAAAGCGCGTCCCGCTTCCAATCGCCAGTGCCGCGGGAGCCGTGGCGGAAGAGGTGTGGCGGGGATTGGCCCTTCAGGGTGAACCGCCGCTCACCCGATTCGTGGCGGCGGAACTCGCCAAAGATCACTGGTTTAATGTGACAGCGGCGAAGCGCGATTTGCTCTTTCACCCCGCTGTGTCGATGTCCGCGGGAATGGAATCGTTGGTGGAGAGCCTGCGCGCCTGA
- a CDS encoding ribonuclease D, which translates to MRRLLGVKVESRLPAYRLIDRPDQLPPLLAALDRVKEVSLDTEADNMYHFKTRVCLLQFLVSGQVYLVDALAPIDLDPLWARLEKLHLVMHGSDFDLRLLHDRCGFRAKSLFDTMLAAQLLNRSRFGLAALLEEHFGVALDKDGQKANWSKRPITPQLLEYASLDVWHLPALRDILKRELAKLGRTAWMEQQCRAQIEAGTLGFAPPDENDWRVGHSERLRGAGLSVLHAVWHWRQETAERLDVPPFKVCSQDFLMKLAEAAEQGGTEAEILGNVHLGKRHPRLFPSLSAAVRAGLARDPRTLPRRPPRDPAHRSLTPPEIALQDRIKADRDRVAKEVKIEPTLIANRSQLAQIARHPEDLDKVLLPWQADLLRQQPSLKKL; encoded by the coding sequence ATGCGCCGACTGCTCGGCGTGAAAGTGGAATCGCGGCTCCCCGCTTATCGACTGATCGATCGTCCTGACCAGTTGCCGCCATTGCTCGCGGCCTTGGACCGCGTCAAAGAGGTCTCTCTCGATACGGAGGCGGATAACATGTATCACTTCAAAACGAGGGTCTGCCTGCTGCAGTTTCTTGTTTCTGGGCAGGTGTATCTGGTGGATGCCCTCGCGCCGATCGATTTGGATCCGTTGTGGGCGCGCTTGGAGAAGTTGCATTTGGTGATGCACGGCAGCGACTTCGACCTTCGCCTGCTTCATGATCGGTGCGGATTCCGGGCGAAGAGTCTTTTCGACACGATGCTGGCCGCGCAGCTGCTCAACCGCTCCCGCTTCGGGTTGGCGGCATTGTTGGAAGAACACTTTGGCGTGGCCCTCGACAAAGATGGCCAGAAGGCGAATTGGTCGAAGCGGCCGATCACGCCGCAGCTCCTCGAATACGCCTCGCTTGATGTCTGGCACTTGCCGGCGCTACGCGACATTTTGAAGCGCGAGTTGGCGAAGCTCGGCCGCACAGCGTGGATGGAGCAGCAGTGCCGCGCGCAGATTGAAGCTGGCACATTGGGGTTCGCGCCGCCCGACGAAAACGACTGGCGGGTCGGGCACAGCGAGCGTCTGCGGGGCGCTGGATTGAGTGTGTTGCATGCGGTGTGGCATTGGCGCCAAGAGACCGCTGAGCGTCTCGACGTGCCGCCGTTCAAGGTGTGCAGCCAGGATTTCCTGATGAAGCTGGCCGAGGCCGCGGAACAAGGCGGCACCGAGGCCGAAATTTTGGGCAACGTGCACCTGGGGAAGCGGCACCCGCGCCTCTTTCCGTCGTTGTCCGCGGCCGTGCGGGCCGGTCTGGCCCGCGATCCGCGCACGCTGCCCCGGCGGCCGCCCCGCGATCCTGCTCATCGGTCACTCACGCCGCCGGAGATCGCGTTGCAGGACCGCATCAAGGCGGATCGGGATCGGGTGGCGAAAGAGGTGAAAATCGAGCCGACCCTCATCGCTAATCGTTCCCAACTGGCGCAGATCGCGCGGCATCCCGAGGACTTGGACAAAGTGCTGCTCCCTTGGCAGGCGGATCTTTTGCGCCAGCAGCCGTCGCTCAAAAAGCTCTGA
- the nagB gene encoding glucosamine-6-phosphate deaminase, with translation MEVIIRDDAEAGCLLAAKIIAKLVRDKPHAVLGLATGRTPLRLYQELIRLHRAEGLDFSRVTTFNLDEYVGLPSEHEQSYRYFMRENFFRHINIDQVRTHVPNGTAADLHAECRAYEERIVAAGGIDLQLLGLGRNGHIGFNEPTGSLRSRTWIKILSEQTLQDNSDVFGSLESMPHHAITMGIGTILDAKRCLLIAFGPSKTRAVERMVEGPLSSMCPASALQLHPRATVVLDEGAAAGLEYVDHYRWIDRNKLSWQRYE, from the coding sequence ATGGAGGTCATCATCCGGGACGACGCCGAAGCGGGCTGCTTGCTGGCCGCCAAAATCATCGCGAAACTTGTGCGCGACAAACCGCACGCTGTGCTCGGTCTCGCGACCGGCCGCACGCCGTTGCGGCTCTATCAAGAGCTCATTCGCCTGCACCGCGCCGAGGGCCTCGATTTCAGCCGGGTGACGACGTTCAACCTCGATGAATACGTCGGCCTGCCCTCGGAGCACGAGCAATCCTACCGCTATTTCATGCGGGAAAATTTCTTTCGCCACATCAACATCGACCAAGTGCGCACGCACGTGCCCAATGGCACCGCGGCCGACCTGCACGCCGAGTGCCGGGCGTATGAAGAGCGCATCGTCGCGGCCGGCGGCATCGACTTGCAGCTCCTTGGGCTCGGCCGCAACGGCCACATCGGCTTCAACGAGCCGACGGGGTCGCTGCGCTCGCGCACGTGGATCAAGATCCTCTCGGAGCAGACGTTGCAGGATAACAGCGACGTCTTTGGCTCGCTCGAATCGATGCCGCACCACGCCATCACGATGGGTATCGGCACGATTTTGGATGCCAAGCGGTGCTTGTTGATCGCCTTCGGCCCGTCCAAAACCCGCGCGGTCGAGCGGATGGTGGAAGGCCCGCTTTCCTCCATGTGTCCGGCGTCGGCCCTCCAACTGCATCCGCGCGCCACGGTCGTCCTCGACGAGGGCGCCGCTGCCGGGCTCGAATACGTTGATCACTACCGCTGGATCGATCGCAACAAACTCTCCTGGCAACGCTACGAGTAA
- a CDS encoding 7-carboxy-7-deazaguanine synthase QueE, with protein sequence MLISEIFCSLQGEGELTGVPSTFVRTSGCNLRCTWCDTPYASWNPEGGTLSVDDIVAAVIRHPARHVVLTGGEPMIAPHIRDLARELQQLGYHLTIETAATVAPDDIACDLASMSPKLLNSAPPAAQHPAWHKRHEATRWQPDVVRAWVDAYDYQFKFVVTAPADVDELEGMIEKLDRDIPRHKILLMPEARSLETMRDRAAWLAELCKARGYRYAHRLHIELWGNKRGT encoded by the coding sequence ATGCTGATTTCCGAAATATTTTGTTCGCTGCAAGGCGAAGGCGAACTGACGGGCGTGCCCTCGACGTTCGTGCGCACCAGCGGCTGCAATCTGCGGTGCACGTGGTGCGACACGCCCTATGCCTCGTGGAATCCCGAAGGCGGCACGCTGAGTGTTGACGACATCGTGGCCGCGGTCATCCGACACCCTGCCCGACACGTCGTCCTGACGGGCGGCGAACCGATGATCGCGCCCCACATCCGGGATCTCGCCCGCGAGCTGCAGCAGCTCGGCTATCACCTCACGATCGAAACCGCCGCCACGGTCGCCCCCGACGACATCGCGTGTGATCTCGCGTCCATGTCGCCGAAGTTACTCAACTCCGCCCCACCCGCGGCGCAGCACCCCGCCTGGCACAAACGCCACGAAGCGACGCGCTGGCAGCCGGACGTCGTGCGCGCGTGGGTCGATGCCTACGATTACCAGTTCAAGTTCGTCGTCACCGCGCCGGCTGACGTGGATGAGTTGGAAGGCATGATCGAAAAGCTCGATCGAGACATACCCCGGCACAAAATTCTGCTGATGCCGGAAGCGCGTTCGCTCGAGACGATGCGCGACCGCGCCGCGTGGCTGGCCGAATTGTGCAAAGCCCGGGGTTATCGCTACGCCCACCGACTCCACATCGAACTCTGGGGCAACAAACGCGGCACGTAA
- the queC gene encoding 7-cyano-7-deazaguanine synthase QueC codes for MNVVVLCSGGMDSVTALYWAAREHRVAAALSFNYGAKHNAREIPFAAEHAARLGVRHEVIALDFINQLFASDLLQSGGEIPDGHYAAANMQQTVVPFRNAILLSIACGFAESSGAEGVAIAAHGGDHAIYPDCREDFMRAMSDTMRLGTYAAVALLRPFIAMTKAEIAVTGAKLGVDFARTWSCYKGGELHCGRCGTCVERREAFALAGLADPTVYASHDPLPTSPRAS; via the coding sequence ATGAATGTCGTCGTGCTCTGCTCTGGCGGGATGGATTCCGTGACCGCCCTCTATTGGGCCGCGCGGGAACACCGTGTCGCGGCAGCACTGAGTTTCAACTACGGCGCGAAGCACAACGCGCGCGAAATCCCGTTTGCCGCCGAACACGCGGCGCGTCTCGGGGTGCGGCACGAAGTGATCGCCCTCGACTTCATCAACCAGCTCTTCGCCTCCGACCTGTTGCAGAGCGGCGGCGAAATCCCGGATGGCCACTACGCCGCGGCCAACATGCAGCAAACCGTCGTCCCCTTCCGCAACGCGATCCTGCTCTCGATCGCCTGCGGTTTCGCGGAAAGCAGCGGGGCGGAAGGCGTGGCGATCGCGGCGCACGGAGGCGATCACGCGATCTACCCCGACTGCCGCGAAGATTTCATGCGGGCGATGAGCGACACGATGCGGCTCGGCACCTACGCCGCGGTGGCGCTGCTGAGACCGTTCATCGCGATGACCAAAGCCGAAATCGCGGTCACGGGTGCGAAATTGGGCGTGGATTTCGCGCGCACCTGGTCGTGTTACAAGGGCGGCGAGCTGCATTGCGGCCGGTGCGGCACCTGTGTCGAACGCCGCGAGGCATTCGCCTTGGCCGGCCTCGCCGATCCCACGGTGTATGCTTCCCACGATCCGTTGCCGACCAGCCCCCGCGCGAGTTAA
- a CDS encoding FeoB-associated Cys-rich membrane protein: MTPEVQTLLALLVVAVAAVWLVVRAMGKRKQSGCGGGECGAISPEVRKLQARLKHR, from the coding sequence ATGACTCCCGAAGTCCAGACCCTCCTCGCCCTGCTCGTCGTGGCTGTCGCCGCGGTGTGGCTGGTGGTGCGGGCGATGGGGAAGCGCAAGCAGTCGGGGTGCGGCGGTGGCGAATGCGGCGCGATCAGCCCCGAGGTGCGCAAACTGCAGGCGCGCTTGAAGCACCGCTGA
- the feoB gene encoding ferrous iron transport protein B: protein MALPPSITANRPAGASHSPAARQPVFALVGNPNCGKSTLFNALTGLKQKVGNYPGVTVEKKVGTTYSQHGQPMTVIDLPGAYSLAARSPDEAVTRDVLLGRRADTAQPDRILCIVDATNLERNLYLVHQILDLGRPVILVLNMMDVAVNAGIRIHVARLEKALGIPVIPCEAVNGKGIIELRLAMSRPDLPLSRHAWDVPVPIASAVAEIQASLVESDRKAPLIARAEALLLLTDQDSVRVVGSNPLSARTAEILRHWQSRWAAEGTDWAGTLVNSRYEVIGALVSDVVESTALNGPTPSDRIDAVATHPLWGWLLLGGVMTLLFFSIFTLAEYPMNWIDGHIALLGDWVKHQMPAGDLRDLITDGAIAGVGGVLVFLPQILILFFFIGLLESTGYMARAAFIMDRLMSRVGLNGKSFIPLLSSYACAIPGIMATRTIEEPKDRLVTILVAPLMSCSARLPVYLLMIAALVPGDRVPVVTKVGIMLLMYVLGTAGAFGFAWLFKRTLLKGEPPVMIMELPPYRLPALMDVVRHMAERAWIFVRRAGTVILGISIVLWFLATYPKAPEGASATEQLAHSFAGQAGHIIEPVIKPLGFDWHIGIGLITSFAAREVFVSTMGVVFNAGSDDQDVTPLRQALQNATWPDGRALFTPLTCLTLMVFYVFAMQCVSTVVVVRRETNSWRWPLFQIAYMTGTAWVVSFIVAQAGHALGF from the coding sequence ATGGCGCTGCCTCCTTCCATCACGGCGAACCGCCCGGCCGGGGCGAGTCACAGCCCGGCTGCTCGACAACCGGTGTTCGCGCTCGTCGGTAACCCGAATTGCGGCAAGAGCACGTTGTTCAACGCCCTCACCGGCCTGAAGCAAAAGGTCGGGAATTATCCCGGCGTCACAGTCGAGAAAAAGGTCGGCACGACGTATTCGCAGCACGGCCAGCCGATGACCGTCATCGATCTGCCGGGCGCTTACTCGCTCGCGGCGCGTTCGCCGGACGAAGCGGTCACGCGGGACGTGCTCCTCGGCCGCCGGGCGGACACCGCGCAACCGGACCGAATTCTCTGCATCGTCGATGCGACGAATCTTGAGCGAAACCTCTACCTTGTTCACCAGATTCTGGATCTCGGCCGGCCGGTGATTCTCGTGCTCAACATGATGGATGTGGCCGTGAACGCGGGCATCCGGATTCACGTGGCGCGGCTGGAGAAGGCGCTCGGCATTCCCGTGATCCCGTGCGAAGCGGTCAACGGCAAGGGGATCATCGAGCTGCGTCTCGCCATGAGCCGCCCGGATTTGCCGCTTTCGCGCCATGCGTGGGACGTGCCCGTGCCCATCGCGTCGGCGGTCGCGGAGATCCAGGCTTCGCTGGTGGAGAGCGACCGCAAGGCACCGCTCATCGCCCGGGCGGAAGCGTTACTGCTGCTGACGGACCAAGACTCGGTGCGCGTGGTGGGATCGAACCCATTGAGCGCGCGGACCGCCGAGATACTGCGGCACTGGCAGTCACGTTGGGCCGCGGAGGGCACGGATTGGGCCGGCACTTTGGTGAACAGCCGCTACGAGGTGATCGGCGCGCTCGTGTCCGACGTCGTCGAATCGACCGCGCTCAACGGACCCACGCCTTCGGATCGCATCGACGCGGTCGCCACGCATCCGTTGTGGGGCTGGCTGCTCCTCGGCGGCGTCATGACGCTGCTTTTCTTTTCCATCTTCACGCTCGCCGAATATCCGATGAACTGGATCGACGGCCACATCGCGCTGCTCGGCGATTGGGTGAAACACCAAATGCCGGCGGGGGATTTGCGGGACCTGATTACGGATGGGGCGATCGCGGGCGTGGGTGGCGTGCTCGTGTTTCTGCCGCAGATTTTAATTCTATTTTTCTTCATCGGTCTGCTCGAGAGCACGGGCTACATGGCCCGGGCGGCGTTTATCATGGACCGGTTGATGAGTCGGGTGGGCTTGAATGGGAAAAGCTTCATCCCGCTGCTCAGTTCCTACGCGTGCGCGATTCCGGGCATTATGGCGACGCGAACCATCGAGGAGCCGAAGGACCGGCTGGTCACGATTCTGGTGGCGCCGTTGATGAGCTGTTCGGCGCGGCTGCCGGTTTATCTTCTGATGATTGCCGCCTTGGTGCCGGGCGACCGTGTGCCGGTGGTGACCAAGGTGGGAATCATGTTGCTCATGTATGTGCTTGGGACGGCGGGCGCCTTCGGGTTCGCGTGGCTCTTCAAACGCACGTTGTTGAAAGGAGAGCCGCCGGTGATGATCATGGAATTGCCGCCGTATCGCTTGCCCGCGTTGATGGATGTGGTGCGGCACATGGCCGAACGGGCGTGGATTTTTGTGCGTCGCGCGGGCACGGTGATCTTGGGCATCAGTATCGTGCTGTGGTTTTTGGCCACTTATCCGAAGGCCCCGGAAGGCGCGTCGGCGACGGAACAGCTCGCGCACAGCTTCGCCGGGCAGGCCGGGCACATCATTGAACCGGTGATCAAGCCATTGGGCTTCGATTGGCACATCGGCATCGGGCTCATCACGTCTTTTGCGGCACGCGAGGTATTCGTTTCGACGATGGGCGTCGTCTTTAATGCCGGAAGTGATGACCAAGACGTAACGCCGTTGCGGCAGGCTCTGCAAAACGCCACGTGGCCGGATGGACGCGCGCTTTTCACTCCGCTGACGTGTCTCACGCTGATGGTCTTCTATGTCTTTGCCATGCAATGCGTGAGCACCGTCGTCGTGGTGCGTCGCGAGACCAATTCGTGGCGCTGGCCGCTCTTCCAAATCGCCTACATGACTGGCACTGCGTGGGTCGTGTCGTTTATTGTGGCGCAAGCCGGTCACGCGCTCGGCTTCTGA
- a CDS encoding fatty acid CoA ligase family protein — MPSNPSRESLDLGDANIARHLAAMAAQQPNTPALKIPRGRTADGRIDYLTLTFAELAAEAGAWRARLAGRGVRGGDRVLIMVRPGLPLIAGAFATFQLGAVPVIIDPGMGLKSFLACVARSRPRILLGIGFAQGVSHVFRRAFRSVEVRISVSGQLTARCEPPGGAPPPPRRSGAAELAAILFTSGSTGGPKGVCYEHGMFDAQVRIIREAYGIRPGEIDLPLLPIFALFNPALGMTTVVPELDPRRPATLDPAKIVQAIRQENVTTSFGSPTLWRKIGDHCRAEGITLPTLRRVLCAGAPVPAALWAGAREWLVEGELHSPYGATEALPVSSVSRREIDVGGTRGACVGRPVKDAEVRIIAVVDGVISSWAHVREREVGQIGEIVVRGPMVTKRYDALPEATAQAKIPDGVEVWHRLGDCGYRDEEGRLWFCGRKVERVDTGEAVLYTEPVEQVFRRHARVGRCALVGLGQRGTQVPALVVESDVRTRDARRLAEELRELGRAHEATKSIRLFYFRRAFPVDVRHNAKIHRLTLAAWAARERAIEVA; from the coding sequence ATGCCTTCGAACCCGTCTCGCGAGTCGCTGGATCTCGGCGATGCCAACATCGCGCGGCACTTGGCGGCGATGGCGGCGCAACAACCGAACACCCCGGCGTTAAAAATTCCCCGCGGACGCACGGCGGACGGGCGCATCGATTACCTGACGCTGACCTTCGCCGAACTCGCAGCAGAGGCAGGCGCGTGGCGGGCAAGGCTGGCGGGTCGCGGTGTGCGTGGCGGGGACCGGGTGTTGATCATGGTGCGGCCGGGCTTGCCGCTGATTGCGGGCGCGTTCGCGACGTTTCAGTTAGGTGCGGTGCCGGTGATTATCGATCCTGGCATGGGGCTGAAAAGTTTTCTGGCGTGCGTCGCGCGTTCGCGGCCGAGGATCTTGCTCGGCATCGGTTTTGCGCAGGGCGTAAGCCACGTGTTTCGGCGGGCGTTTCGGTCGGTTGAGGTCCGTATTTCGGTGAGCGGACAACTCACGGCGCGTTGCGAACCGCCGGGCGGCGCCCCGCCGCCACCCCGGCGAAGTGGCGCGGCTGAACTCGCAGCCATTTTGTTTACCTCTGGTTCGACGGGCGGTCCCAAGGGTGTGTGTTACGAACACGGGATGTTCGATGCCCAAGTGCGCATCATCCGTGAGGCTTACGGGATCCGTCCCGGTGAAATCGACCTGCCGCTGCTGCCGATTTTTGCGCTGTTCAATCCGGCGTTGGGTATGACGACGGTGGTGCCGGAACTCGATCCGCGCCGCCCGGCGACCCTCGATCCGGCCAAAATCGTGCAGGCCATCCGTCAGGAAAATGTCACGACATCGTTCGGTTCGCCGACGCTCTGGCGGAAGATCGGTGACCATTGCCGGGCGGAAGGCATCACGTTGCCGACGTTGCGCCGGGTTTTATGCGCGGGTGCGCCCGTGCCGGCGGCGCTTTGGGCGGGCGCGAGGGAGTGGCTGGTGGAGGGCGAGTTGCATAGTCCTTATGGAGCAACCGAGGCGTTGCCGGTGAGCAGCGTCTCGCGTCGAGAAATTGATGTCGGCGGCACCCGCGGCGCGTGCGTGGGCCGTCCGGTAAAGGATGCGGAGGTGCGCATCATCGCGGTAGTGGACGGAGTGATTTCATCGTGGGCGCACGTGCGTGAACGCGAGGTCGGGCAGATTGGCGAAATCGTTGTCCGCGGCCCCATGGTGACAAAGCGTTACGATGCTTTGCCCGAGGCGACGGCGCAGGCTAAGATTCCCGATGGCGTGGAGGTTTGGCACCGGTTGGGCGATTGTGGGTATCGCGACGAGGAAGGGCGGCTGTGGTTCTGCGGGCGGAAGGTGGAACGCGTAGATACCGGCGAGGCCGTGCTTTACACGGAGCCCGTGGAGCAGGTTTTTCGGCGGCATGCGAGGGTGGGGCGTTGTGCGCTGGTGGGTTTGGGCCAGCGCGGAACGCAGGTGCCGGCATTGGTGGTGGAGTCCGATGTTCGCACGCGCGACGCACGCCGTTTGGCGGAGGAATTGCGCGAACTCGGCCGGGCGCACGAAGCGACGAAGAGCATCCGGCTTTTCTACTTTCGGCGCGCGTTCCCGGTGGACGTGCGGCACAATGCCAAGATCCACCGCTTGACGCTCGCGGCGTGGGCCGCGCGGGAAAGGGCAATTGAAGTCGCCTGA